TAGCTGTTGCGCATTCAACAGGCAATAAGCAGATTGCCCTACTTCATTGTATCAGTGGTTACCCTACTCCTGTTTCGCAAGCCAATCTTCGAACATTGCTAGATTTAGCTGAGTCGTTTAACGTGCCAGTTGGACTTTCTGATCATACAATGGGCACCGTTGCCGCTACGGCATCCGTTGCATTAGGGGCGACAATTGTTGAAAAGCATTTTACGCTATCACGTGAAGACGGTGGACCTGACGCAGCCTTTTCACTTGAACCAAGCGAGTTAAAGCAGTTATGTGAAAATGTACAACAAAGCTGGCAAGCACTTGGCATCGCTGGATATGAATGTAAACCAGCTGAGCAGCAAAACCTGCAGTTTCGTCGTTCACTTTATGTAACGAAGTCAGTTAAAAAGGGAGAGTTATTCACGTTAGATAATGTGAAGAGTGTAAGACCGGGTTACGGTTTAGCGCCAAAACATTTATACGATGTGTTAGGGAAAGCCGCAAAAGTTGACATTGATGCTGTGACAGCACTCACGGATAACTTAGTATCTAATTTTGAGAGTAACAAATAACCTAATTTGGTGGCGGCCCCGACAGGAATCGAACCTGTAACTAAGACTTAGGAGGTCCCTATTATATCCATTTAACTACGGGGCCAACGTAGCTTAAAAGTGGTCTTAGTTTAAGCCTATACAATTTGCATTGTAAACTCTTAATTTCAATTAAAGCAGTGAGTTATTGAGTCTCATCTGATTCTTCTGATTGATTATAGTCTACGACTCTAGGGCCAAGTGATGAAAGTACAAAGTATGGGATGACACTATTGGCTGTGGCGATTACCGTTTTCATTTCTGTGTGAACCACTCGCGCATTAACCATGACACCGTTTGCACCATAGCTCAGTGTACCCGACAATATATAGTCAATTTTCTGAATATTATCTAACTCTTGATGAACCCGAGAAAATGCAAAGTCGCCAGACTCGGATAGCTGGATATTACCCATCGTTTTATAATCAACAACTAGTACTCCAAACTGCTGAATTTCATGAATTAAGCTTTCGGCAAGTTGGTTACCAAGAATATTGGTATTTTTC
This is a stretch of genomic DNA from Flocculibacter collagenilyticus. It encodes these proteins:
- the pseI gene encoding pseudaminic acid synthase; amino-acid sequence: MFKINNRIIDSHHSPYVIAEMSGNHNGDINRAIELIKTAKACGADAVKLQTYTADTITLKSDKPDFRISEGLWQGHTLHDLYEWAHTPWEWHKTLFEKAKELNITIFSSPFDFTAVDFLEELNAPAYKIASFEVIDTPLIEYVAKTGKPMIMSTGMATKEEIAEALAVAHSTGNKQIALLHCISGYPTPVSQANLRTLLDLAESFNVPVGLSDHTMGTVAATASVALGATIVEKHFTLSREDGGPDAAFSLEPSELKQLCENVQQSWQALGIAGYECKPAEQQNLQFRRSLYVTKSVKKGELFTLDNVKSVRPGYGLAPKHLYDVLGKAAKVDIDAVTALTDNLVSNFESNK